The following are encoded together in the Poseidonibacter lekithochrous genome:
- a CDS encoding cation diffusion facilitator family transporter, which produces MSKEKKILLIIIVNVIIIVSEIVFGFISNSFALIADALHNTGDVLAVIVTYIALRLGSKTTTFKQTFGYVRAEMMAAFVNTLFLYITMLYMIYEAINRFFNPEIINPIYMIIVGIIAVIANGISAYILNTLGVASCGHDHSHGHSHDHDHSNSHSHEKEEDANIKSAYLHMLSDALISVAVVIAGIFIYFFKIYYIDSILTVFFSVYILYHSYPLLKKSFLSLMDINITAISEEKLDEIVKSNKNVLSYQDLHIHKPSSKHNFISLQIVLKNEVLNLLEIEEITNDIKSKLNKENFNHVQIQVASLKNKQEHINCSM; this is translated from the coding sequence ATGAGTAAAGAAAAAAAGATTTTATTAATTATAATTGTAAATGTAATTATCATTGTTTCTGAAATAGTATTTGGGTTTATATCAAACTCCTTTGCACTAATAGCAGATGCATTACATAATACAGGTGATGTATTAGCAGTTATTGTTACATATATTGCGCTTAGACTTGGAAGTAAAACAACTACCTTTAAACAAACATTTGGCTATGTAAGAGCTGAAATGATGGCAGCCTTTGTTAATACCCTATTTTTGTATATAACGATGTTATACATGATTTATGAGGCAATAAACAGGTTTTTTAACCCAGAGATAATAAATCCTATATATATGATTATTGTAGGTATTATTGCAGTTATTGCAAATGGTATAAGTGCATATATCCTAAATACCTTAGGAGTTGCTTCTTGTGGACATGATCATTCCCACGGACATTCACACGATCATGATCATAGCAATTCTCATAGTCATGAAAAAGAAGAAGATGCAAATATTAAATCTGCTTATTTACATATGTTAAGTGATGCCTTAATTTCTGTTGCAGTTGTAATTGCAGGTATATTTATTTACTTCTTTAAAATTTATTATATTGATTCAATTTTAACAGTTTTCTTTTCTGTATATATTTTGTATCACTCTTATCCTTTATTAAAAAAATCATTTTTGTCATTAATGGATATAAATATTACAGCAATTAGTGAAGAAAAATTAGATGAGATTGTTAAGTCAAATAAAAATGTACTTTCATATCAAGATTTACATATTCATAAACCGAGTTCAAAACATAATTTTATATCACTACAAATAGTTTTAAAAAATGAAGTTTTAAATTTATTAGAAATTGAAGAGATTACTAATGATATAAAATCAAAACTAAATAAAGAAAATTTCAATCATGTTCAAATTCAAGTTGCTTCTTTAAAAAATAAACAAGAGCATATAAATTGTTCTATGTAA
- a CDS encoding heavy-metal-associated domain-containing protein: MQQIFEVHNVKCGGCANTLITALKEEFGDVTVDLEVNPRKITLDIEDNKKEDLKLKLRSLGYPLTSDELSGFDKAATTAKSFVSCAVGKFNVATGK; encoded by the coding sequence ATGCAACAAATTTTTGAAGTTCACAATGTAAAATGTGGTGGATGTGCCAATACTTTAATTACAGCTCTTAAAGAAGAGTTTGGTGATGTTACTGTTGATTTAGAAGTAAACCCACGAAAAATCACACTTGATATTGAAGATAATAAAAAAGAAGATTTAAAATTAAAACTAAGAAGTTTAGGTTATCCATTAACTAGTGATGAATTATCTGGTTTTGATAAAGCAGCAACAACTGCAAAAAGTTTTGTATCTTGTGCTGTTGGTAAATTCAACGTGGCAACAGGGAAGTAA
- a CDS encoding metal/formaldehyde-sensitive transcriptional repressor, with translation MYQCKIENKKLINRINRIQGQVNSVKNKLESDMDCHEEHTDPYEVIRQLTAIKGAVNGMINSYVEHFAKGHLVKEIRESKDEATAMAAMDELVNIMKSYSK, from the coding sequence ATGTATCAATGTAAAATAGAAAATAAAAAGCTAATAAATAGAATCAATAGAATTCAAGGGCAAGTTAACTCTGTTAAAAATAAATTAGAAAGTGATATGGACTGTCATGAAGAACACACTGATCCATACGAAGTAATTAGACAGTTAACAGCAATAAAAGGTGCCGTAAACGGAATGATTAACTCTTATGTTGAACATTTTGCAAAAGGTCATTTAGTAAAAGAAATAAGAGAATCTAAAGATGAAGCTACAGCAATGGCTGCAATGGATGAGTTAGTAAATATTATGAAAAGCTATAGTAAATAA
- the mdh gene encoding malate dehydrogenase, translating into MSTKRVGIVGVGNVGATLAFTIAEKNICSSVLLKDIRENIVQAMALDISQAANAAKSNTIVKACLSDEEFKDCDVVVITAGIARKPGMSRDDLLLTNAKIMSQVINSVTTFNPNAIIIIVSNPLDAMVYTALKASNYPRNKIIGMAGILDSARMSHFILEKLGYGAGQIEASVMGGHGDDMVPLPNFSTVAGVPLNEVLKDEDIEDIVNKTKNGGAQIVKLLETGSAYYAPAFATTQMVEAIINDKKEVYPCAIRLEGEYGYEDIVSGVPVMLGKNGIEKVIELTLNDNQKEEFSKSVASVQELVDTLENKFF; encoded by the coding sequence GTGAGCACAAAAAGAGTTGGAATCGTTGGAGTTGGTAATGTTGGAGCTACATTAGCTTTTACAATAGCAGAGAAAAATATATGTTCTTCTGTATTATTAAAAGATATTAGAGAAAATATTGTACAAGCAATGGCTTTGGATATTTCACAAGCTGCAAATGCTGCAAAATCAAATACAATTGTAAAAGCTTGTCTAAGTGATGAAGAATTCAAAGATTGTGATGTAGTTGTTATAACAGCAGGAATCGCAAGAAAACCTGGCATGAGTAGAGATGACTTATTACTAACAAATGCAAAAATCATGAGCCAAGTAATTAATAGTGTAACTACATTTAATCCAAATGCAATAATAATCATTGTTTCAAACCCTTTAGATGCCATGGTATATACAGCCCTTAAAGCATCAAATTATCCAAGAAATAAAATTATAGGAATGGCAGGTATTTTAGATAGTGCAAGAATGTCTCACTTTATTTTAGAAAAACTTGGATATGGTGCAGGACAAATAGAAGCCTCTGTAATGGGTGGACATGGTGATGATATGGTTCCACTACCAAACTTCTCAACAGTTGCAGGTGTGCCTTTAAATGAAGTACTAAAAGATGAAGATATAGAAGATATTGTAAATAAAACAAAAAATGGCGGCGCTCAGATTGTAAAACTTCTTGAGACTGGTTCTGCTTATTATGCTCCAGCTTTCGCAACAACTCAAATGGTAGAAGCAATTATTAATGATAAAAAAGAAGTTTATCCTTGTGCTATTAGATTAGAGGGTGAATATGGCTATGAAGATATTGTATCAGGAGTTCCAGTTATGCTTGGAAAAAATGGTATTGAAAAAGTGATTGAATTAACTTTAAATGATAATCAAAAAGAAGAGTTTTCAAAATCAGTGGCATCAGTACAAGAACTTGTAGATACATTAGAAAATAAGTTTTTCTAA